Proteins encoded by one window of Mus musculus strain C57BL/6J chromosome 10, GRCm38.p6 C57BL/6J:
- the Glipr1l3 gene encoding GLI pathogenesis-related 1 like 3 precursor has product MALKKKLNFLWTLALYLIATRLPKAFGNDLPRVPSILDPKFIDAFLNIHNELRRKVQPPAADMNQVIWDQKLAKLAKAWTRECKLGHNPCTSKQYGCLLDYDFIGENIYLGEIETQPEDVVNNWYNENTDYNFVDNTCSKICRNYTQLVWAKTFKIGCAVSNCPNLTRYSAGLFVCNYSPTGNFLDFRPYRKGDPCSMCGQRKCENSLCRPMNRKTPHQKAACHVLVLGFILQRLL; this is encoded by the exons ATGGCCCTGAAGAAGAAACTTAATTTTTTATGGACATTAGCTCTGTATTTGATAGCCACTAGACTGCCCAAGGCATTCGGCAATGATCTGCCTAGGGTGCCAAGTATCTTGGATCCGAAATTTATAGATGCATTCCTCAACATCCACAATGAACTGCGACGCAAGGTCCAGCCCCCGGCAGCTGATATGAATCAAGtg atttgggACCAGAAGCTGGCAAAACTAGCGAAAGCATGGACTAGAGAGTGCAAACTTGGCCATAATCCCTGTACTTCAAAACAATATGGATGTCTTCTGGACTATGACTTTATTGGAGAAAATATATATTTGGGTGAAATAGAAACCCAACCAGAAGATGTTGTTAATAATTGGTATAATGAAAATACagattataattttgttgataataCCTGTTCTAAAATATGTCGCAATTATACACAG CTAGTTTGGGCCAAAACGTTTAAAATTGGTTGTGCAGTTTCAAATTGTCCTAATCTCACCAGATATTCAGCTGGGCTATTTGTATGTAATTATTCACCAAC AGGAAATTTTCTAGACTTCAGACCTTACAGGAAAGGAGACCCCTGCTCTATGTGTGGACAAAGGAAGTGTGAGAATAGTCTCTGCc GTCCCATGAATCGGAAGACACCTCACCAGAAAGCAGCATGCCATGTACTTGTGCTTGGTTTTATTCTTCAGAGACTACTTTAA